The genomic stretch CGGGCAGCCGGCCCTCAACAGCGGCGCGCGCGGCGAGGCGCGATCGATCGCCAAGCAGGTGATCGAGGCCTTCGAAGACCATCAGCATGTCGTCGGCCCCTCGGGCTCCTGCATGGCAACGCTGCGCCACGCCTACCCGACGCTGTTCGCCGACGACCCGGTGTGGGGGCCTCGCGCCCAGCGCCTGGCGGCACGCAGCTGGGAGCTGACCAGCTTCCTCACCGAGGTGGTCGGCATGACCGATGTGCCGGCCCACCTGGCCGCCACCGTCACCTACCACGACAGCTGCTCCGGGCTGCGGGAGCTGGGCGTGAAGCGCCAGCCGCGCGAGCTGCTGCGTTCGGTGGAGGGGCTGCGCCTGGCCGAGATCAAGGACGCCGAGGTGTGTTGCGGTTTCGGCGGCGCCTTCTGCATCAAGTACCCAGAGATCTCCGGCAAGATGGCCGACGACAAGATCGGGTGCATCGAGGCCAGCGGTGCCGAGGTGCTGCTCGGCGGCGACCTCGGCTGTTTGCTGCACCTGGCCGGGCGGCTGAAGCGGCGGGGCTCGCCGGTGCGTGTCTACCACGTGGCCGAAGTGCTCGCCGGGATGGCGGACGCGCCCGGCATCGGTGACCCGGGGGCGGCGTGATGCAGCCCGCCAGCCAGCACTTCAAGCAGCGCGCCCGCATCGCGCTGAAGGACATCAGCCTGCAGTCGGCCCTCGGCAAGCTCGGCGAGGAGGGCTTCGTCGCCAAGCGGGCGCAGGTGGTCGCCGCGACGCCCGATTTCGAGGCCCTGCGCGAGGAGGGCCGGCGCATCAAGGACGAGGTGCTGCAGCACCTGGACGTCTATCTGGAACGCTATCAGCAGGCCGTCGAGCACAGCGGTGGTGTGGTGCACTGGGCGCGCGACGCCGCTGAGGCGCGTGAGATCGTGCTGAGGATCTGCCGGCGCGTCGGCGCCAAGTCGGTGGTGCGCGGCAAGTCCATGGTGGGCGAGGAGATCGGCCTGCCGGGGGCGCTGGAGGCGGCCGGGATGGAGGTGGTCGAGACCGACCTCGGCGAGTACATCGTGCAGCTGGCGGACGAGCCGCCCAGCCACATCATCGCGCCGGCCATCCACAAGACGCGCGCCGAAGTGAGCGAACTGTTTCGCGCCGCCCACGAGAAGCTGGGCTTGCACGGGCCACGCGAGGAGGTCGCCGACCTGGTCGACGAAGCCCGGCAGGTGCTGCGCGGCAAGTTCTTCGCGGCCGACGTCGGCATCACCGGCGCCAACTTCCTGGTGGCGGAAACCGGCTCCGGCCTGATCGTCACCAATGAAGGCAACGGCGACCTGTCGGCCACCTTGCCGCGCGTGCACATCGTGACGGCCGGCATCGAACGTGTCGTGCCGACGCTGGACGATGCGAGCACCTTGCTGCGGCTGTTGGCCCGCAGCGCCACGGGCCAGGCCTGCGAGACCTACACCTCGCTGCACACCGGCCCGCGCTGGCCGGGCGAGACCGACGGCCCCGAGGAATACCACGTGGTGCTGGTCGACAACGGCCGATCGCGCATGCTGGCCGGCGAGTTCCGCGAGATGCTGCGCTGCATACGCTGCGGCGCGTGCATGAACCACTGCCCGGTCTACGGCGCGGTCGGCGGGCATGCCTATGGCTGGGTCTACCCCGGGCCGATGGGGGCGGTGCTGACGCCGCTGTTCGTCGGCCTGGACCAGGCGCGGGACCTGCCCAATGCCTGCACCTTGAACGGCCGCTGCCGCGAGGTGTGCCCGGTCAAGATCCCGCTCAACGACCTGCTGAGCAAGCTCAGGACGCAGCAGTTCGAGCAGGGCGTCGCACCGTGGACCATCCGCTGGGGTGTCAAGGCATGGGCCCGCCTGGCCCGGCACCCGCGGCTGTACCACCTGCTGACGCGCGTCGCGGCCTGGGGCCTGCGCCGGCTCGGCCGCGGGCGAGGGCGGTTGCGCTCGCTGCCGCTGGCCGGCGGCTGGACCGGCGTGCGGGACCTGCCGGTGCCGCAGGGCGAGACGTTCATGCAGGCGTGGAAGCAGCAGGAGGGGAGGGGATGAAGGACACACGCAGTCTGGTGCTGAACAACATCCGCGCGGCGCTCGGTCGCGGCGAGTTGACCGGCAGCGCCGCAGCCCGGGTCGGCGTGCGCAGTGCACCCCCGCGGTCGGTGCCGACGCCCGCCGGCACGGCGGAGGTGGTCGAGCAGTTCGTCGCGCGCGCGACGGCGCTGTCGATGACGCTGGAGCGGGTGGCGTGCCGGGACGACGTGCCGGGCGCCGTGGCGGCTTATCTCGCCGCGCGCCGGCTGGCGCCACACATCGTCGTGGCGGCACCGCTCGCACCCTGCGAGTGGCCCGCCTCGCTGACCGTGCGTGTCGGTCCGGCCCGGCAGCACGACGCGGTCGGGGTGACACCGTGCTTTGCGGCGATCGCCGAGACCGGCAGCCTGGTGCTGCTGTCCTCGGCCGGGACACCGACCAGCCTGAACTTCGTGCCCGACGACCACATCGTCGTGCTCGGCCGGGCGCAGATCGTCGCCCGCCAGGAGGAGGTGTGGACACGGCTGCGCAGCAAGCCGATGCCGCGTGCGGTGAACATCGTCTCGGGGCCGTCGCGGACCGCCGACGTCGAGCAGGTGGTGCAACTGGGTGTGCATGGGCCGCGGCGGGTACACGTGGTGTTGGTGGAGCAGGGCGTCGGCTGAACCTCAGCGTGCGTGCGATCCCTGCACCACGGTGTCATGCGCCGCCGGCCGGTGGAGGAACGAGACTTGCAACGCAGCAGGGGCAACAGGAGAACACGATGGGCACGACACCCGGTGCAGCGGCGAGCGACCCGCGCTCGCAGGAACAAGTCGACGTGAGTGACAAGGCGGCCCTCGACCGGTGGTGCCAGGCCTTGGGCGTGACGGACGAAGCCTTGGTCCAAGCCGTGAAGGCGGTGGGGCCGCGGCTGGACAAGATCAAGGACTACCTGGGCGCGGGCGGCATGGCCGGTGATCAAGCCGACGCCTGAGCGGCGTGGGTTCCTGCAAGGACACTAGCAGTTGCCGAGGACGCCGGCGGCACCGCATCGTCGTATGTTTGCAGCAGGGAGGCCCGATGGCGATTCGAGTGGTCAGACTGGGAAGCGAACGTGCGGAGGACGAAGGCCTCCGGATCGGCACGGTGCGTCGGCCGCCGCGCGGCGTTCCCAAGGCCGAGTTCTCGTCGCAGAACTGGTACGACGTGTGGTTTCCCAACCTTGCACCGAGCGCCGAGACGGTCAAGCTCGCCCTGCGTGCCGAAACCGCGGAGCAATGGGCGCTGTTCGTCAAGCGTTACCGCACCGAGATGGCCACGCCGGAGAACAGCCACGCCATCGAGCTGCTGGCTGCCTTGTCGCACCAGACCCACTTTTCGCTCGGCTGCTACTGCGAGGACGAGTCGCGCTGTCACCGATCAGTGCTGCGGGCGCTGTTGGCCGACAAGGGCGCGCTGTTCGTCTGACCTGCCGGGCGCCTCCACCCCTCTGGGAGGGGAGGCACCTGCTCAGCGTTGGTGCCAGCCGCGCGGCTCGCGGCGTCAGGCCGCCGAGTTGCGTCGGCGGCGTGCGTACCAGCCCAGCCCGACCAGCCCGCCGGCCATGAGGGCATAGGTCGAAGGTTCGGGAACGGGCGGCAGGGGCTCGGCGGCGGCGGCCGAGACGACCGCCTTCGATGTCAACTCGGTGGTGAGGCTTTCGCTGCCGCTCTCGATGTTGATGGAGAGGGTGCGACTCAGCGACAGGAAGTCCTGCCCCGGCTCCAGCACACCGTGCAGGGAGTCCTCCGGCCCTGCAGCGCCCCAAGTGGGGCCTTGCCACAGGGATGTTGTCGCCGACATGCCCAGGTCACCCCAGGACCCGTCTTCCCGCAGCGCGATGTTGGCGTCCAACGAGATACTGAGGCGGGTGTTGGCCTTCAGTGTCAGGTCGAGCTGCCTGTAAGCCACGGCGAGCAGATTTCCCATCGCGTTGATGTCGACCTTGGCGTAGCCCGAAGCATCGGCGATCGGCCCGGCCTCGACCCTCGCCGAAGCCGTCATGTTGCCGTCCGCCTGGGAGTGGGTCAGGGTCACGGGCTCCTGCGACGTGAGGCCAGGGCCGCCGGCACCCTCCCAGGAGGGCCGCTCCCAATAGGGGGTGATGACCGAGTCGAGGAAGATGCTGCTGCTCTCGGCCAGGCTGTACCCGGCCTCGACACCGTCGTTGAGATTGGTGTCGATGACGCTGATGGTGAACTTGCCCCAGCTGGCCTGCGCGGTCGTCGCGGCTGTCGCCGGTGCCACCAGCGCTGCGCTGAGGGCGGCGGCCAGCCCGAGGCCTTGCACCAAACGGCGCGCCCCGCGGGGCCGATGAAGTCGATGTTGAAGTCCGGTCCGCAGACCGGCAACAGAAAAAGATCGCACGAGTAAGCTCCTGAAATTAATGGGTCGATGTGCCAGGCGTCGCCCATGCGCCAGGCCTCGACGACGGTCCGCAGTTCAGAGGTGAACCACTTGACCGGGAGCTGGCACGAGCGGCAGGGTGCCGCCGAAGCGCTTGGAGTATCGGGAGCAACTCGAGCGAGCTGTGC from Caldimonas brevitalea encodes the following:
- a CDS encoding LutC/YkgG family protein — encoded protein: MKDTRSLVLNNIRAALGRGELTGSAAARVGVRSAPPRSVPTPAGTAEVVEQFVARATALSMTLERVACRDDVPGAVAAYLAARRLAPHIVVAAPLAPCEWPASLTVRVGPARQHDAVGVTPCFAAIAETGSLVLLSSAGTPTSLNFVPDDHIVVLGRAQIVARQEEVWTRLRSKPMPRAVNIVSGPSRTADVEQVVQLGVHGPRRVHVVLVEQGVG
- a CDS encoding DUF3606 domain-containing protein encodes the protein MGTTPGAAASDPRSQEQVDVSDKAALDRWCQALGVTDEALVQAVKAVGPRLDKIKDYLGAGGMAGDQADA
- a CDS encoding LutB/LldF family L-lactate oxidation iron-sulfur protein produces the protein MQPASQHFKQRARIALKDISLQSALGKLGEEGFVAKRAQVVAATPDFEALREEGRRIKDEVLQHLDVYLERYQQAVEHSGGVVHWARDAAEAREIVLRICRRVGAKSVVRGKSMVGEEIGLPGALEAAGMEVVETDLGEYIVQLADEPPSHIIAPAIHKTRAEVSELFRAAHEKLGLHGPREEVADLVDEARQVLRGKFFAADVGITGANFLVAETGSGLIVTNEGNGDLSATLPRVHIVTAGIERVVPTLDDASTLLRLLARSATGQACETYTSLHTGPRWPGETDGPEEYHVVLVDNGRSRMLAGEFREMLRCIRCGACMNHCPVYGAVGGHAYGWVYPGPMGAVLTPLFVGLDQARDLPNACTLNGRCREVCPVKIPLNDLLSKLRTQQFEQGVAPWTIRWGVKAWARLARHPRLYHLLTRVAAWGLRRLGRGRGRLRSLPLAGGWTGVRDLPVPQGETFMQAWKQQEGRG
- a CDS encoding DUF488 domain-containing protein, whose amino-acid sequence is MAIRVVRLGSERAEDEGLRIGTVRRPPRGVPKAEFSSQNWYDVWFPNLAPSAETVKLALRAETAEQWALFVKRYRTEMATPENSHAIELLAALSHQTHFSLGCYCEDESRCHRSVLRALLADKGALFV
- a CDS encoding (Fe-S)-binding protein, with protein sequence MEPLRVGLFVTCLANMMRPSVAFAAAKLLTAAGCRVEVPERQVCCGQPALNSGARGEARSIAKQVIEAFEDHQHVVGPSGSCMATLRHAYPTLFADDPVWGPRAQRLAARSWELTSFLTEVVGMTDVPAHLAATVTYHDSCSGLRELGVKRQPRELLRSVEGLRLAEIKDAEVCCGFGGAFCIKYPEISGKMADDKIGCIEASGAEVLLGGDLGCLLHLAGRLKRRGSPVRVYHVAEVLAGMADAPGIGDPGAA
- a CDS encoding PEP-CTERM sorting domain-containing protein — its product is MRSFSVAGLRTGLQHRLHRPRGARRLVQGLGLAAALSAALVAPATAATTAQASWGKFTISVIDTNLNDGVEAGYSLAESSSIFLDSVITPYWERPSWEGAGGPGLTSQEPVTLTHSQADGNMTASARVEAGPIADASGYAKVDINAMGNLLAVAYRQLDLTLKANTRLSISLDANIALREDGSWGDLGMSATTSLWQGPTWGAAGPEDSLHGVLEPGQDFLSLSRTLSINIESGSESLTTELTSKAVVSAAAAEPLPPVPEPSTYALMAGGLVGLGWYARRRRNSAA